Within the Erigeron canadensis isolate Cc75 chromosome 6, C_canadensis_v1, whole genome shotgun sequence genome, the region CTTTTTAACCAATCCCCGgttaatattgattttttttaatttatttttttaagtaatattgttttttctttaacattttctttaaaTTACTCATGAATATTTATTAGAATTATATATTACTAGTTAATCAATTCAGGTTAACTAATAAACGCTTTACAAATAAACCGAATGATACCCGGgtagctttaaaatatgttgtcatattaaaaagtataatagcagcgttaaataagttgaatagttgtgataagttattatgtaaaaaacgaaACTAAACGGAAACAATAGTTGTGTAGTTGTGGATACACATTAAAACACATTCGgttgacaaaaacaaaaagaaaaaaaaggttataTGAAAAAGAGCAACATAGCTTTCGGCTTATTATAACGAAAAAATAAagtgattaaaatcttacataataatATGGACATTTagtaaaaatctatattaatgatacatatttaggaaaaaagatattttgaaatttaaataaaaaaaatatgatgatgtcataattaaattaaaagaatgtatgataatacaatttttaaaaattcttatgtcatcataatcttttttttattaatataatagatatattaagaacatccataataaaaatgtttataaaagcTTGTTACTACAACAAAAAAGCTTTTGGAAAAGCTTTTAATCTATTTGAATGTAAGAATTTTAAGCAATGACTTATAAATCTATAAGTTTTTTAAGGAGACAAAAACTCTCTTTCCTCTTGattatattattaaacaatgtttcaaagactttttATAAGGTTTTGCTATTGGAAATAAAAGTTTACgaaaacctttttttaaattaagtctttgaaaaaaagcttttgaaaaactTCACTGAGGATGCTCTAATAGACCCCGTCCTTGAGAGATCCTCGACATGGCAATTCAACAGTTTAAAGAAATCCGTCTCACTCAGATAATTCGAGAGAAAAACTCATCCAAACTcaccatatataaaaattaaatatatgcaTATGGTCATCCTCAAATATATCTTCAGGTGAAACAAGTCTCTTTACTACTAGACACTAGTTAGTCTCTTTACTATCACACCCGGTTCCCACTTGTAATATTCATCATCATCCCCATCCCCGTTAGGGGATTAGATTACATCTTTGTCTCTGTTGAGAAATTAGATTACATCCCAATATCCATCCTCATTTGGTATCGGGCATTCCCATCAAGTAATAGTAATATTCTTTTcaataaacataaaatcatttaaataaaagataaataagagaataTGTAATtcgattttttctttaaatatataaaccaaTTTATATGTTAAGTAATTGATAAACAAGTGTAACACATAAAAAGTTTGTAGCAAAAAGTTCTACACGGTTTCTAATAAACAGAAAAAccttaaaaatgattttgataacatatatatagttttttcaagtttaaataTAAGAATCGAGGATGTATGGTTTTTCACCCGTTCTCAACTCCATTGAGAAATAAAATTACATCTCCATCCTTGATCAACTTGTGGAATTCCTTGTCAAATACAGTAGAATTCAGGGGAACTCAATTggttttatggttttaaaactttttatgaaataaaaatgaaatgatattaGACACAAATTGTACTCCCTTCTCCGTAATTAATGCTAGAGTAAATTACCGCATAACTGTATTCTCCAATGAATCCTTGTTGAGCATTTGTCCAAATACACTGCGTagtcaaaaagtaaaaatataataagatcatgtgtaactttttttttataccaaTGTTAGTTTTAATATGTAACTTAACATAAGATTTTTTCTTAACATTTACATTGaacattttttctttgtaattatATTGCCTTTTAGTTTTGTGAAGTGATATATCTCTATCACTttttaaccatctacaacaaGTGTATATGTTTTACAGCACAATGTACACCTGTACAATACAtgttttgttgtagatggctaaaagTGGTTGTATATAGTTTTAAACTATCacttcattatttatataaaacataaaaaaacacatttattatatatatatacactatgtcttttaccccgcgcgatacgcgtattattataagttattgCTCGATTAGTGTcgatttaaaatattttgttaacatACTGAAGGTCGACTAAgcatatataccaaaaaataaaaacgtcCATGCGATAATAGGTAATGAAAATTGATAAACTtgaaatgaaaactaaaaaaaagtactacatatcaatatcaaaacttttataaaacttgttGGCCGTGCTGTAGAAATAATTTTATTAGAAGAAAGGATGATCAATGAACCTTTTATTATGTCATAGTATCTCAAATCATAAAAACACCAtttgttatgatttaaatcttttgtgacaTTGGAACCTTAAAGTCAGTGTAATCCCGAATGATCGTCCTAATcaattaagaaaagaaaaaaataacaacatattatgaaacatttaaaaactaacaaattaaaTCACATAATAACTTGCATAGTGATGAAGAGGAGGAAGATTAATAAAAGTAATGGGAAACCATTTAagaactttttatttatcaatttgCATATAAGGATAGTGTCGATCATAAACTTTGATTTGGAATGAGGtgaatatataaaactaaacaatatattatatcaaaactAATGTCTTTTTTTAGGAAAAAACcaatttcattaattttaaaaatttaatgtcacgtacataataaaatatttactaaaatttCTAAATATGTTTAAGATTTgatttcattattataatatgtttgggtatatatattgtcaaataaatatagagatgacacataggatgaTCCTATGTGACAATGTTTAAGAATAGCTTTGAATTAGGGAGGATGACTTAAAAGGCTaggattcttactgttttaatatatatatatatatatatatatataagagaaatgaaatcattacattaaattttaaagCTTTATAAACCAATcaaacatttaaaataaaacaaaactaaaaaaatctaCTAACATCATCTTCAACAATGGAGAAAGTAACACAATACACAACATAgtaaaaacacacatacataaaAAGGAATATGAGACTGTTATGCATTTAAGTTGGGTAAAAAATCTCTTACATgccattttttaaaacataaaaaacatagGAGCcgaaacatttattcaaaatattaaaaagttagtatgtgagaggtatTTCACCCAAGTTTAATGCATAACAGtttcatactcacttttcccatctATATATGTCAATTTTCATTGTTGTTATCTTTAAATTCCAATTTTTGACAATTTAATAGAAACAAATAACTAATATTCAAGCTGAAAACCATTAGATTTTATATCAAAGTGTAATCATTCTTTCATtgcaaatgctttataaggttACTTTATAAGACTTTGCTATAAatatgtcaaatattcaaatcaaaTCTCAATTTCAAATGTTGGTATAAAAGACAGGGTTCTTtgctgatgtgactaatttatatcCATTACCCACATTATTATTGGtcattttattatgtgttttaagtcattttcgtatgcatttggcgcgtttatggtgtttgttagtgttttcaggctctaaatAGGTTACGCGTTCGATTGGTGCatttttggaagacttattggCCCATAAGTGATTTATAACATCGAGAATTGATTCGAGTAGAAGAGACGGCGAGATTAAGCAAGTTCGAAATCGAAAGATGGTTGTTCTACACAAGTatatgactgcgccgcagtggggatgtacctagtccactgcgccgcaaccATAATCCACGGAATGTTATTGAACTAaccccactgtggcgcagtggggatGGCGATGAagagactgcgccgcagtcaaggaAGCAAGAAACCAAGACGTGGAAACAagttgcgccgcagtggtggccTTCACAAGCCACTGCGCCACAGTCACCCTAAAGTCGAAGTCAAAGGCCCTCACTGCGCTGCAGTGAGGGGATGCACatctcactgcgccgcagtgggtgcacgggatcGGAAGGGTTTTGGACGaattttgcatcagattttgagaggtataaataagaaacataacCCTAATTCCCAACTTATCAAAATTCTTTGTAGGAgttgttctacaagggttcttcaatctccaatcaagataatttcttaggcggattcgttgaagattcacgagcacccatctagatcgtatctacttattgtcttgcaatttatttttcatcaaacaattggtacatcatgtttctcttctattttaattattattgtggattgatcatgagtggctaaacgtttaatcatccaccttgatgaaacgagacggataatgtgattgcaatatttttaattcaaaagagtttatttaattatcgttgttctgtgatcttaatgattttaattttttttattaattttttttgatattggttgcatataattcttcgttggtggtaccagttgaatgtgtatgtgattttaaaacggttacttgtctatgagtaattatcactagttcatggtatgatagtgaatatcattttaagaaaagattaattttgtcaacgtgattgatatcggttggtggtaccacgttattgtcgcataggttcaattgataattcgatagtcaataaAATTAATTGTTGGAAGagttgtctttgttttagtggtaccggcttgggtaatttaactagcaattaggtgattcggtattttgttcacggttggtggtaccacgtgagctccttaatcttgtcacgattatctttaaactctagaaaacttgttcttaattaaatgcaatcacatttgaagtcgtgggaagtcaaggtggataacttttaattatatcgtctgaatttcttttcaaatttatgcaattattttgcaaaccaattttactttaattgtcaagaggattttcaaagcaacactcgttttccaaaccatttcataaagcaactaggcatttccaatccctgagaacgaactcggacttatctcttaactatattacaaacgaccgggtccactgcccgtgagtgcgtagtagtgggtttttaggtagttctagttttataaatttaaagctcgattttgcacatcatttGCCTAAATCTCGTCTTTGGTGACAGTGTCGGAACTATGTGATGACCAAGGGTACTTATATTGAATTGATGAATGATCTATCGAGTTGAAATGATTATGCAATCAGGCTTTTATATAAAcctattgataataataatcttttgatagctgaaatgatataaaatggTGAGTTTTGTTTGTTTcgagaaaaataaataaatcagacTAGTTATCTATGGATCAAATGTTGGTTGAATAATCTatagtaattatttttataaaaattattaagagtTTCGATTTAGGTAgttatatcaaaataattacGTCATGGCTCTCTTTTCTTTGTTACGATTGAGGTGATTAACTTTCTATATATTATCACAAAAAccacatataacatcttaacataaagtttgtgtttttcttttcaaaccaagtactttattaaaaaaaagaaaagatttatatgcataaaaaaaattgtattttttataacaaaaattagGGCTggattttgttatgaaaaataaaattttttttatgtaggttaataatattataaaaatcctaaaaataaaaataatgttattACATTGTGGGGATTGGTGGTGGGGAAGGAGTTGGTGAGGGTAATGAGGTTCCTTGATGATACCACTTGTTTGCACGATGGGGACCCTCTTTCGTATCTATATCATTACTTTTAAGGTGTGTCTCTATGATTCTACATAGGTGGTAATATCGTGTATTTATGTACAAAAATGCCTATTTGGACCGCTTCAAGATTAATTTTGCATTTGTCTCATAACACATGGTATGATATCGGTAAATTTCATTTAGTTTTCATGGTTGTATTTATTACCCATGTATAAGAATTTGCATTAGCAATTACTGATTTATTCCGTAGTATTTTATTGTAATGTGTAATATAATActgtaataaaaataagattCAGTTAAGGATTGAAATTAATGAAAGTACACATTACACAATATGTCGGTGACTTGTGTCGGCGACAACCGACGAGCACAGGCCCCAGCTCACGTGACCCACCCCATTTTGACAACAACAAGTGACTTGTTACCACATAAGACCATGTTCAATGGTACACACTGAAATCTCTAATGATACATACTGAATATATTTGGGCCGGGCTAATATGGGTAAAAATTTCAGTTGGGCCGGGCTAATATGACAAATTGACAATGAACACAATATATGATTCTGTCATTCTGTGTAACAAAGCTATTACGGAAtgattaatttttgttttctgcATTAAGTTTAGTCGTGCATGATGTGCAAGGTCATGgcttttttcatttaaaaattgaTCTTTGGTTAAAAAGCTTGCTATTTTGTGGTATATATGTCATTGGTCATATCTTATATGCCAGTTTTCACTTTCCAGGTCTATCAGAATATGTATGTACTAACAAAATAAAGGAGACAATTTGTTAATGCTTCTATAATATAAGGGCAGTTTTACACATAAATATTTAATCTAGTGGTTAACAAATAAGCGTCCTTTCCAAACAAGTACGAGTAACATAATGTGTAATACATGTTGTAAAATTAATACAGCCTTCATGGAATCATGGAGGTTTCAGGTCCAAAAAATGCTACAAACGCAGATTAAGAATCTTACTTACAAAATTACAATATATAGTACTAAAGCATGAAATTTTGGGACTAATATACTAGAATGAACAGTTTATGAATTTCTGCTACCTTGCTATTAAAACAACAAActcatcaatcatcatcaaaaagccAAATGTGTGTTAATTAAATGGCTACCAATGCTGCAGTAGATTGATCGAAAAGTGATTTTGCTCGAGTGCCTTTCTTCTTCATTGAGACCATTTCCTTGTCTGATTTTCCAACACTTCTACTTGTAAATGATAGTGTGGGTTTGTTGACATGTGTGAGTTCATCCTTACTGGCCCCTCCTTGAATAAGCACTCTTTTGATTCCTGAGTAGTTTAATGACTCTGCGATTTGTATAGGCGTAGCACCCTTGTTGGTTCTTGCGTCTATGTCAGCGCCCTTTTTGACCAACAATTCGATCACATCTACATGTCCAGATTCAACTGCACAGTGAAGGGCTGTGTAACCATCTTCATCTCTTGCATTGATTTCAATTCCCTTCTCAATCAAAAACCTGACCACTTCCACTCGGCCCTTAAATGAAGCCCGGTGCAAAATGGTCCATCCATGTTGGTCTTGTCCGTTGACAAAGGCTCCACTTTCAAGAATTCTACTGATGGTTCTCATTTCACCTTTTCTTGCAGCTATACATAGTTTGTCACCGAGCCCAAGTGCATCAAAAAGCTTGGCGTGTCCTTGCTCTGCCGCCACCTCATATGCCGTCTTCTTGGAGTGGTTTCGGATTTCTTTATATGCCCCCTTTTGCAAAAGAAGTTTGACCATGTAGTCATCTCCAAGAGCTGCAGCTATATGGAGTGGAGTGTCACCATCTCCATAGTTACGGATATCAGATCGTGCACCGCTAGCTAATAGCAACCGCAAGCAGTCACGTTTCCTCTCCTCCACCGCCAGGTGTAAAGCAGTGTTCCCATCTTTTGTAAGCATGTTCACATCAACACCTTTTAGTAAAAGAAGCCTCAGAACATCCATATGGCCTCCTCCAGCAGCTAGGTGGATTGGGCCCCATGTGGATGACTCTGACCTCTCAGTACTAGCTCTATGAGCTAGTAAGAGCTCCACAATCAACCCTTCACCCGAGGCTACTGCAGCCTCGAGTGGGGTTGAGCCTAACCTGTTACGAGCCTCTATATCTGGTTCAAACTCAAGCAGTAGTTGAACCAGATCAGCTCGACTTTGACTAATAGCCAAGTGGAGCAACGTTTGACCTTCCTCATCGATAGAGTCAACCGCTCTCCAACTTGGATCACTTTTTTCTAGTACATCTCTTATTTCATCCATGGATCCATCATTCACAAGACTAGCCATCACCACGGACCCAACAAACATAACCCTTATACCACTATCAACAAACACTTGTTTCTTCCTTGCAGTAAACCAATCACTAGGAACCGAATCATGAGTAGATGAAGGGTTCTTAACAGCTGCACCAGGAACCACCACACTATGTAACAAGAAAGAATCATCACAATAAGGCAATGAATTCGGGAGACTCGAATTCTGATTGAATTCATAAGTTATCTCAACAGTCAAAGTGGTCAAAGGGGATATAATCCCGGATTGTGGTCTTATTGTATATCTAGCCTTGTTCACTGGTTGTAGCCTGAAAGCCACAGGCATAGTGTACATAACATTTCTTAAAGTTAGCTCACCATAACACTTTTGACCATTTTCGACCCGAATGACAACAACATTAGATGGCTCTAAACTGATGAGCCTGTCCATGATCACTTGTTTTCTCTTTTTCTGTTGGTTTGGTTTTATGATCTTAACATGACTAGAGTTTAGGCAGTAAGG harbors:
- the LOC122606262 gene encoding protein VAPYRIN-like, encoding MDRLISLEPSNVVVIRVENGQKCYGELTLRNVMYTMPVAFRLQPVNKARYTIRPQSGIISPLTTLTVEITYEFNQNSSLPNSLPYCDDSFLLHSVVVPGAAVKNPSSTHDSVPSDWFTARKKQVFVDSGIRVMFVGSVVMASLVNDGSMDEIRDVLEKSDPSWRAVDSIDEEGQTLLHLAISQSRADLVQLLLEFEPDIEARNRLGSTPLEAAVASGEGLIVELLLAHRASTERSESSTWGPIHLAAGGGHMDVLRLLLLKGVDVNMLTKDGNTALHLAVEERKRDCLRLLLASGARSDIRNYGDGDTPLHIAAALGDDYMVKLLLQKGAYKEIRNHSKKTAYEVAAEQGHAKLFDALGLGDKLCIAARKGEMRTISRILESGAFVNGQDQHGWTILHRASFKGRVEVVRFLIEKGIEINARDEDGYTALHCAVESGHVDVIELLVKKGADIDARTNKGATPIQIAESLNYSGIKRVLIQGGASKDELTHVNKPTLSFTSRSVGKSDKEMVSMKKKGTRAKSLFDQSTAALVAI